A region of the Coriobacteriia bacterium genome:
AACGTGGCGGTGATCGACGCGCCCGCCGTACCTGCCTGACGCCGCGGCCCGGTCACGACACCCTCCGTGACCTCAGCTTCCTTCGCGGGCGCGGCCGTTCCGCGCCCCTTGCGAGACTTGGCCGAGAGCCGTCGCGCGACCGTACGCTCACTGAGGATGAACCTCACGCCTAAGGCCGGCTCCTACCCCGGCTCCCCCTCCCACGGCCGGCCCCCCTCGGCCTCGGTCACGATGCGGTCGAAGGCGGCGGCCGGATCCTCCGCGCGGGTTATCGGGCGCCCGATCACGAGATGCGACGCCCCGGCCGCCAGCGCCTCCGCGGGCGTGGCCACCCGCACCTGGTCGTCGGTGGACGCCCAGCGCGGCCTGACTCCCGGCGTCACCACGACGGCATCGTCCCCCAGCAGCGCCCGAGCGGCGGCCGCCTCGCGCGGCGAGCACACCACCCCGGCCGCCCCCGCGTCCCGTGCCAGCCGCGTGAGGCGCGCCACCTGGGCGGCCGGCTCGTCCGCGGCGCCCACGGACGCGAGGGCGCGCGCGTCCATGCTGGTCAGGATCGTCACGGCCACGACGGCCGGGCTCGGGATGCCGGCGCTTCCCGCTCCGGCGCGCGCGCCTTCCACAGCCGCTTCGATCATAGCCGCGCCCCCCGAGGCGTGCACGGTCAGCATCGCCGAACCCAGCGTGCCCAGGGCCTCCGCCGCTCCGCGCACCTGGTGCGGGATGTCGTGCAGCTTCAGGTCCACGAAGACCTCGAAGCCCGCCTCCAGCATGGCGCGCACGAGAGCGGGGCCCTCCCGGTAGTACGCGGTCATGCCGACCTTGACCCATCGCGCGCGCCCGGATAGCCTCCCGGCCACGGTGCGCGCCTCTTGCGGCGGCAGGTCGAGCGCGACGATCAGGCGGTCGGCCAGGCGCACCTCGCTCATCCGTCCGCCTCCCATATCCTCGTGCGCTCGTCTTCCAGCGGCCCGACCGTCAGACGCAGCGGCGCCCCCTCCAGCACGGCGAGGCCGGCGCGCGGATGGTACGCGATGCCGAGGACCTCGGCGAGCCCGGCGACCGGCGCCGACGCGACGCGCTCCCGGCCCGGCACGGCGACCGCGCCGAGGTGCCAGACCAGCGGACCCGCCGGCACGCTCCCCAGGGGCAGAGCGCCCGGCGAGGCGGTGAAGACGTCGTCGGGCTCTCCGGGTCCCAACGTGCCGGACGAACCGTCCTCGGCGACGTAGAACATGGTGTCGGCGTCCTGGAGCCAGACGGCGATCGTGCCTCGGCCCCCCTTGGCGGCGGGCCTGCCCCCGCTCGCGATGATCCCGCCCTCCGGCGAGCACAACAGCAACCGCGGCCCGTCGGAGCCGGCAGAAGCGAGCGCGAACCATTCGCCCGAGGGCGACCAGCCCAGGGGTTCGAAGGTGGTCACGGCCTCGGGCAGCGCCACCCTCGTGCCTTCGGTGGAGCCGTCGCTGGGCTGCAGCAGCAGCCTCGAGGGGAGCGCGCCCTTGAGCACGTCGACCTCGAGGAACGCGGTCGTCCCGCCGGGTCCCGGCCACGGCCGCCACCGCGACTCCACGTCGTCGGTGGGATCGTCGCCTGCGCCGAGGTCCCACATCAGCAGACGCCGCGGCGGGGAGTCCCGCAAGTCGCCGGCAAGGTCCGAGAGGTCCTCGACGCTCCCCCCGCCTTCGTCGGGCACGAGCCACACCCGCGGCGAATGCGGCTCGACCGCCACGACGCGCTTCCCCTCCTGGACGTCGGGTGCCCCTCGCGACCGCATGTCGAACGCAAGTGCGTGCGGCACGCCGTCGGCGGCGGTCAGCTGCGCGACGACGAACGCGCCGTCTCCGGCCCACCACACTCCCCCGTACCGCGCCTCCGAGTCGTCGACGTAGTCCGCGCGTCCGCTCGCGCCCTCCTCGTTCGCCGCGCATCCGGGGGCCATACCCAGCGCGAGCAGGCCGGCGAGCGCGGCGACCGGCGCGACACGCCGCAGGGGCCACGGCCGGCGCCGAGCGCGAGAGAGGGCGGCGGATTCGGTCACGGCTCCTCCCTGCGCCGTCCGGTTCAGCTCGCGTCGGTGCGCATCGAGCCGGTGAGCTCGGCGACGCGCGCCACCCCACGAGAATGGCAGAAATCCTCCAGACCGTCGACGACACGCTCGGCGGTGGAGGGGTCCGTGAACGAAGCGGTCCCGACCGCGACCGCCGACGCTCCGGCCAGCATGAACTCGACAGCGTCCCGCGCGTCGCGGATGCCGCCCATCCCGATCACGGGCACGTCGACCGCCTCGGCGACCTGCCACACCATGCGCACCGCGACGGGCTTGACCGCCGGCCCCGAGAGCCCGCCCACCACGCGGGCGAGCTTCGGCCGCATGGTGTCGACGTCGATCGCCATGCCGAGCAGCGTGTTGACGAGGCTGACCGCGTCGGCGCCGGCGTCGACGACCGCCCGCGCGACCTCGGCGATGTCGGTGACGTTCGGGCTCAGCTTCACGATCAGCACCTTGCCGGTAGCGCCGCGCACGGCGGCGGTCACCTCCGAGGCCGCGTCGCAAGACGTGCCGAACGCCATGCCCCCGGCGTCCACGTTCGGGCAGCTGATGTTGAGCTCGACCGCGTCCACCGCGTCCTCGCGCTCCAGCCTGCGGGCGACGGAGGCGCACTCCTCGGCGGTGTGGCCGGCGACGTTCACGACGACCGGCACGTCCTGTCCCGCCAGCCACGGCAGGTCGCTCTCGCAGAACCGCTCCACCCCGGGGTTCTGCAGCCCGATGGCGTTGAGCATGCCCGAGGGCGTCTCCGCGATCCTCGGCGAGGGTCCCCCGAGCCAGGGCTCGGCACTCACGCCCTTGGTGACGATCGCGCCCAGGCGGGAGAGATCGACGAAGTCGGCGTACTCCCGTCCGGAGCCGAACGTGCCCGACGCGGTCATCACCGGGTTGCGCATGGTCAGGGCGGCCCCGCCCGAGCGGCTGGGGATGGTGACCCGCATGTCGACGGCCGGCGGGCCGCCGCCCGCCCCGGCTCGGGGCTTCTCAGTGCCGCGGGGGGACCTCGGACTCATCCCAGAGCACCTCCTCCGCGTCGAAGACGGGACCGTCCGCGCACGCGCGCTTGAGTCCCGTGCGGGTGGAGACCATGCACGACAGGCACGCGCCCACGCCGCACGCCATCAACCGCTCGAGCGACACCAGGCAGGGCACGCCGGCCGCAGCGGCCTGCGCGGCCACCACCCGGGCCATGGCCTCGGGGCCGCAGGCGCACACGGCGTCGGGCTCGTCCGCGGATATCAGCCCCTCCACCAGCGCGGTCACGGGCCCGCGCTCGCCGTGGGAGCCGTCGTCGGTGGCGTAGGCGACCCGCCGGGCGGAGCGCTCGAAGACGTCGCGCGAGACGAGCCGCTCCGCCGTAGGGGCGCCGAGGGCCACGGTGACCGCGACGCCTCGCTCGGCGAGGCGCCGGGAGAGCAGCCCCAGGGGCGCGGCGCCGAGCCCGCCGGCCACCAGCAGCGCCCGCGAGGCGTCGTCCGGGACCTCGAAGCCGTGCCCCAGCGGGCCGAGGAGGTCCGTGGCGAAGCCGCGCTCCCATCCCGCCATCTCGCGCGTCCCCTCGCCGAGCACCTGGAAGAGGATCCCGATGGCCGTGCCGTCCACGTCGTGCACCGAGAACGGCCGGCGCAGCACGCGCTCCGTCCCTGCCGCGAGGCGCACGTGGACGAACTGGCCCGGCCTCACGCCGCCCGCGGTGCGGGGCGCGCGCAGGGTGAGCAGCCCGACGCCTTCGGCGAGCCGCTCGTTGGCGAGCACGGTCACGTGCTCGAGCGCGGGCCGCGCCGGGCCCCCGCCGCCGGATGAGGGGCGCGTGCGCGTGCGCCCGCCTTCGCTCATGGCCGCCCACCCCCCGCCGCCGTGCCGTCCGCGCCCGCGTAGCCCGAGGCGGGAGCCACTGCCGCAGGCTCGCCGGCTTCGGCGAAGTCCTGCAGCGCGACCACGCCGAGCCGGCCTTCCTTGACCGCCTCGATCGCCTGGACGACCGCCTGGGCCGCCGGGACGGTCGTGATGTTCGCGATGCCGTGACGCACGGCGGCCGTGCGGATGTGATAGCCGTCGGAGCGCGTCTCCTGGCCGAACGGCGTGTTCACGACCAGGTCGACCTCTCCGTTCGTGATCGCGTCCACGATGTTGGGGCGGCCCTCGTGCACCTTCAGCACCTCGGACACCGGCAGGCCTGCGGCTCTCAGCATGCGGGCGGTGCCGCGCGTCGAGAGCAGGTCGAATCCGAGCACGTGCAGGTGTCTCGCCACCGACGCGATGGCTCGCTTGTCCCGGTCGGGGACCGAGACGAAAGCGGTGCCCGCGCGCGGGAGCGAGTACTCGATCGCGAGTTGGCTCTTGGCGTACGCCGCCGGGAAGTCCTCGGCCACGCCCATGACCTCTCCGGTGGACTTCATCTCCGGCCCGAGGACCGAATCCGTGCCCGGGAAGCGGCCGAAGGGCATCACGGCCTCCTTCACGCAGAAGCGCCCGAGGTCGCGGCCCTCCTCGGGAAGACCCATCTCCGCCAGCCTCATGCCGGCCATGACCTTGGCGGCCACCTTCGCCAGCGGTACGCCCGTGGCTTTGGAGACGAACGGCACCGTGCGGCTCGCCCTGGGATTGACCTCCAGCACGTGCACCGCATGGTCCTTGACGGCGAACTGGACGTTGAGCAGCCCTTGCACGCCCAGCGCCAGAGCGAGGTCGCGGGTGTGCCGCCGGATCTCCTCGATGGTCGACTCCCCCAACGAGAACGGAGGGATGCAGCACGCCGAGTCGCCGGAGTGGATGCCGGCCTCCTCGATGTGCTCCATCACCCCGCCGATGTAGACGTCCGTGCCGTCGCAGACCGCGTCCACGTCGACCTCGATCGCGCCCTCCAGGAAGCGGTCGAGGAGCACCGGGTGGTCGGGGCTGACGCTGACGGCCTCGGCCATGTAGCGCTCGAGGTACTCCTCGTCGTACGCGATGACCATCCCGCGTCCGCCCAGCACGTAGCTCGGACGGACGAGCAGCGGGAAGCCGATACGGCGGGCGACGTCCAGCGCCTCTTCGAAGGTCTCGGCGGTGCCGGCGGCAGGGTAGGCGATGCCCAGCCTGTCGAGCATCTCCTGGAAGCGCCGCCGGTCCTCGGCCAGGTCGATCGCCTCGGGCCTCGTGCCCAGTATCGGCACTCCCGCGTCCTCGAGCGCGTGGGCGAGCTTCAGCGGCGTCTGGCCGCCGAACGTCACGACCACGCCCTCGGGCCGTTCGGCCTCGACGACGTCCATGACGTCCTCGAACGTGAGGGGCTCGAAGTACAGCCGGTCCGACGTGTCGTAGTCCGTCGAGACGGTCTCGGGGTTGCAGTTCACCATGATCGTCTCGTATCCGAGCTCGCCGAGCGCGAAGGAGGCGTGAACACAGCAGTAGTCGAACTCGATGCCCTGCCCGATCCTGTTGGGGCCCGCCCCGAGGATCATCGCCTTCCGGCGCTCGCTCGGCGCGACCTCGTCCTCTTCCTCATAGGTCTTGTAGTAGTAGGGGGTGCTTGCCGCGAACTCGGCCGCGCAGGTGTCGACCGCCTTGAACGTAGGTCTCACCCCGAGGTCGAGCCTGTACGCCCGGACGTCGGCGTCCGAGGAGTCCGTGAGCCCGGCGATCTGCGCGTCGGACAGCCCGTGCTGCTTGGCGGCGCGCATCTCCTGGGCGGAGACCGACGAGAGAGCGCGCCCCTCCATCGACCGCTCGACGGCGACCGCCTCCCGGATGCGCTCGAGGAACCACGGGTCCACGCGGGTGAGAGCCGCCACGTCCTCCACCGTCCGGCCGCGGCGGAACGCCTCGGCGATGTAGAAGGGCCGCGCCTCGCGCGGCGTGGACAGCATCCGGTCGAAGTGCGTGTCGTCGAAGCGGTCCCGCCCATCGGCGCCCAGGCCGGCGCGGCCGTTCTCGAGGCTGCGCATCGCCTTGCCCAGAGCCTCGGGGAACGTGCGGCCGATCGCCATGACCTCGCCCACCGACTTCATCCTCGTGGTGAGGTCGGGGTCGGTCCCGGGGAACTTCTCGAAGGTCCAGCGCGGCACCTTGACCACCGTGTAGTCGATGGAGGGCTCGAAGCACGCCGGCGTCTCGCGCGTGATGTCGTTGGGGATCTCGTCGAGCGTGTAGCCCACCGCCAGCTTCGCCGCGATCTTGGCGATGGGGAACCCCGTCGCCTTGCTCGCCAGCGCGCTGGAGCGCGACACGCGCGGGTTCATCTCGATCACCACGAGCCGCCCGTTGGCGGGGTCCACCGCGAACTGCACGTTCGAGCCGCCGGTCTCGACCCCGATCTCGCGCAGGATGGCGATCGAGGCGTCTCGCATCGCCTGATACTCGCGGTCGGTCAGCGTCTGGGCGGGAGCCACCGTGATCGAGTCGCCGGTGTGCACGCCCATCGCGTCGAAGTTCTCGATGGAGCACACGATCACGCAGTCGTCGTTGCGATCGCGCATCACCTCCATCTCGAACTCCTTCCAGCCCACCACGCTCTCCTCGACGAGGCACTCGCCCATCGGGGAGAGCGCCACGCCCCCGGCGACGATCTCACGCAGCTCCTCGATGTTGTAGGCGATCCCTCCGCCCGCGCCACCGAGCGTGAAGCTCGGGCGGATGACCAGCGGGAAGCCGCCGAGTTCGCCGACGAGCACCTCGGCCTCGGCCACCGAGTACGCGTACCCGCTCCTCGGCACGTCCAGGCCGATCCTCTCCATAGCCTCGCGGAAGAGCCTGCGGTCCTCGCCCTTCTTGATGACGTCGAGCTTCGCGCCGATGAGCTCCACCCCGTGGCGGTCGAGCACGCCGGACTCCGCGAGCGCGACGGCGCAGTTCAGTCCCGTCTGGCCTCCCAGCGTGGGGAGCAGCGCGTCGGGTCTCTCGGCGGCGATCACCTTCTCCACGAACTCCGGCGTCACCGGCTCCACGTAGGTCCGCTGGGCCATCTCCGGATCGGTCATGATGGTGGCCGGGTTGGAGTTCACGAGCACGACCTCGTAGCCGTCCTCGCGCAGGACCTTGCACGCCTGCGCGCCGGAGTAGTCGAACTCGGCGGCCTGCCCGATGACGATCGGCCCGGAGCCGATCACCAGGATCCTGCGGATGTCGTCGCGTCGGGGCAATGCCGCTCCTTCTCGCTTGTCTTCCTACGGCACGACCAGCACCGGGCAGCTGGCTTGGCGCATCAGCGTGGCCGAGACGCTGCCGAGCACCGCCTCCGTCAGGGCGCCGCGGCCCCTCCGGCCGGTCGCCACGCCGGTGACACGGCGGCGCTCGGCCTCGGCGAGCACCTCGCGGTCCGGCTCTCCCCGCCTGATCGCCGTCGTCGCGGCGATGCCCTCCCGGCGCGCCATCTCCGCCAGGTCGCCCAGCTCGAACTCGGCGCCCGTCTCCGCGCGGCGCAGCTTCTCGCCGTCCAGGGACGGGTCGAGCACGTGCAACAGGTACAGCGTCCGCACGGTACCGGACGGTAGTTCGAGGACGGCCATGAGGGCCCGCGTGGCCGAGGCCGAGAAGTCGGTCGGCAGCAGCAGGGCGCTCCCCCACGCCCGGGCGAGCGCGGCCGGATCGGAGTGGACCGCGAGCAGGCTGAAGCGCGCGAACATGATCGGGCATGGCGCGTCGTGCAGTATCGTCCCGGAGACCGAACCGGTGACCAGCCGCTCGACGAGCGCCTTGCCGTGCGTCCCGACGACGACCCCGTCGCAGTCGACCTCCGAGGCCAGCGCGAGCAGCTCCTCGGCGGGGTCGCCCGTCGGCACGCGGACCTCGACCTGCAGCCCGCAGCACTCCTTGAGCCGCTCCGCGCGCTTGAGCAGCGACCCGCGCACCCGGTCGACCGCCGCGGCGATCACCGGTCCCTCCATGCCCGAGGCCTCCACGACGTTGGTCAGCACGACCCGGCGCACGCCCAGGGCGGGCAGCCCCTCGGCGTACTCGGTGATCAGCACGCCTTCCTCGGTGAAGTCGGTGGGGACGAGCACGCTGCGCAGCAATCCCGCCCCCCTCAATCGCCCGGCCGGTGCGCGGACGCGCCCGCCGCGGCGAGGTAGTCCGCCTCGCCGTCCATCATCCTGGCGAACGCGGAGAAGAGGTACCTCGCGTCGTGAGGGCCGGGGGCGGCCTCCGGGTGGTACTGCACCGAGAACGCCGGGGCGTCGAGCAGCGCGACGCCCTCGGTCGTCATGTCGTTGAGGTTCACGTGGGTCAGCTGCACGCGCCCGAAGCTCGACGAGCGCACGACCGGCGCGACCGCGGCGGCGGCCCAGGCACCCAGGTCCGCCGGGTCGTGCCCGAGGCCCCGGGAGTCCTCGGGCACCAGCGGGCCGATGGAGCCGAAGTCCACGCAGAAGCCGTGGTTCTGGCTCGTCACCTCCACGCGCCCGGTCAGGAGGTTCTTGACCGGCTGGTTGCCACCCCTGTGCCCGTACTTGAGCTTGAACGTTCCCGCTCCCACCGCCAGCGAGAGCATCTGGTGCCCCAGGCAGATGCCGAACAGGGGGACACGCCCGATGAGCGACCTCAACGTCGAGTAGAGGTACTCCACCGCGGCCGGGTCCCCCGGGCCGTTGGCGAGGAACACGCCGTCGGGCTCGTGAGCGAGCACCTCGTCGGCGGAGGCGTCGGGCCGCACGAGCGTGATCTCGCAGCCCTCCTCGGCCAGACGGCGGAGGATGTTGTACTTGATGCCGGAATCCAACGCCACGACCCGGTGGTCGGGTTTCACGGGGATCACGCCGGTGTCCACCGGAACAGCCCCGGAGGAGTCCGCCTCCCCCCAGCGGAACGGGTGGTCGACGGCGACCTCGGCCACGAGGTCGCGCCCCTCGAGCCGGTCGGCGGCGCGTGCCTTGGTCACGAGCGAGTCCGGATCCGGGTCGACGGTGGAGATCACGGCCCGCATGGCACCGCGCTCGCGGATGTGGCGGGTGAGCCGCCGCGTGTCCACGCCCCGGATCGCGACGACGCCGTGGCGGCTCAGGAACGCAGGCAGGGACTCCTCGGCCCGCCAGTTGGAGGGCTCCTGCGTCATCTCGCGCACCACGAAGCCCGAGACGAAGACGCCGCGCGACTCCATGTCGGCGCCGTTGACGCCGCAGTTGCCGACGTGCGGCGCCGTCATGGTCACGATCTGCCCCGCGTAGCTCGGGTCGGTCAGCACCTCCTGGTAGCCGGTCATCGACGTGTTGAAGACGGCCTCTCCCGCGCGCTCTCCGTCCGCCCCGCAGGCGACGCCGGCGAACACGGTCCCGTCCTCCAGCGCCAGCAGCGCCGGCCGGGTCCCGCTCCCGCTCCCGCTGCCGCAGACGACCCGCGCCGTCACTACGCGACCACCTTCCCGCTCCTCACGACCGGCTTCCCGCCGACGAGGACCTCGGTCGCCCGCCCCAGCAGCCTCTCCCCCGTCCACGGCGAGTTGGCGGAACGGCTCTCGAAGCCCCCCGCCCCTACCTCTACCCGCGCCTCGGGGTCGAACACCGTGAGGTCGGCGGCGAAGCCCGCCGCGAGACGGACCTCCGGCAGGCCGAGGGCGGAGCGCGGGCCGTGGCAGAGCAGGCGCGCGACGTCCGCCCAAGAGAGCGTTCCCGGGGCGACCAGGCGGGTCGCCAACAGCGGCAGCGCGGTCTCCAGGCCCGTGACGCCGTAGGGCGCGAGCTCGAACTCCATCTCCTTCTCGTGCGCCGCGTGCGGTGCGTGGTCGGTGGCGACGCAGTCCACCGTCCCGTCGGTGAGCCCCGCCACCAGAGCCTCGCGGTCGGCGGACGTGCGCAGGGGCGGGTTCATCTTCAGCGCGGTGTCGTAGCGGCGCTGCAGCAGCGCGGTCTCGTCCAGGAAGAGGTGGTGCGGTGTGACCTCGCAGGTCACCGGCATCCCGGCGGCCTTGGCACGCCGGACGAGCTCGAGCGAACCGGCGGTCGAGAGGTGCTGGACGTGCAGGCGGCAGCCGGTGAGCTCGCACAGGCGGATGTCGCGGGCGACCGCGGTCTCCTCGGCCGCCGAGGGCCACCCGGGCAGCCCCAGCAGCGTGGAGACCTCGCCCTCGTTGACGGCCCCGCCTCGCGCCAGGGGGTCCTCGGCGTGGCTGAGCACCGGCACGCCGAAGCGCTTCGTGTAGTCCATCGCCATGCGCATCATGCGCGAGCTCGCGAGCCAGGAGCCGTCGTCGGTGAAGGCCACGGCGCCGGTGGCGGCCATCTCGCCGATCTCGGCCAGCGCCTCTCCCGCGCGACGGCGGGTGAGCGCGCCCACGGGGTGCACGCGCACGGCGGCGTCGCGCTCGGCGGACTCGAGCAGCGCGCGCACGGCCGCGCCGTCGTCGATCGCGGGGTCGGTGTTGGGCATCGCGCACACCGCCGTGAAGCCGCCGCGCGCCGCCGCGCGCGTGCCGGTGGCCACCGTCTCCTCGTCCTCGCGCCCCGGCTCGCGCAGGTGCACGTGCACGTCCACCGGCCCGGGCAGGACGACCTTCTCGGCGCACTCTATGACGGTCGCGCCCTTCGGGACCTCCAGCGCGCCGGCTTCGGCGGCCGGGTCGCCGACGGCGGCGATGGCGCCGTCGGCCCCGACCAGCACGTCCGCGACGGCGTCGAGGCCCTCGGCGGGATCGACGAGGCGCCCGCCCCTAAGCAGCAGCTGCGTCGGCATCGGCACCTCCCAGCAGCAGGTACATGACCGCCATGCGCACGGCCACCCCGGCGTTGACCTGGTCGAGCACGACCGAACGCGGCGAGTCGGCGACCTCGGAGGTGACCTCCACCCCCCGGTTCATCGGGCCCGGGTGCATGACGATGGCTTCGGGCTTCATGCGCGCGAGCCGAGGACCGTCCATGCCGTAGAAGCGCGCGTACTCGCGCAGGCTGGGGAAGGGCATGCCCTCCATGCGCTCGCCCTGTATGCGCAGCATGTACGCGACGTCCAGCTCGGGCAGCACGGCGTCGAAGTCGCTCGCCACCTCGGCGCCGAGGGCTTCCGGGCGCGCGGGCATCAGCGTCGCCGGAGCGATGACGACCGGGCGCGCACCGACCGTCCTGAGCGCCGGCACGAGCGACCCCGCCACGCGTGAGTGCCCGATGTCGCCCACGATGCCGACGGTCAGCCCCTCGAGCCGCCCGAGCCGCTCGCGGATCGTGAACAGGTCGAGAAGGGCCTGGGTCGGGTGCTGGTGGCTCCCGTCGCCGCCGTTGACCACGCAGGCGTCCATGGCGTCGGCGAGGATGTAGGGCGCGCCGGAGTACCTGTGGCGCACGACGATGAGGTCGCACGCCATCGCCGACAGCGTCCTGGCGGTGTCTCTCAGCGACTCGCCCTTGACGGCCGCCGAGGCCGACCCCGCCATGTTCACCGCGTCGGCCGACAGGCGCTTGGCCGCGATCTCGAAGCTCGTGCGCGTCCGCGTGGAGGGCTCGAGGAAGAGGTTGATGACGGTGCGGCCGCGAAGCGTCGGGAGCTTCTTGATCCTGCGCTCGTTGACCTCCTTGAACGAGCTCGCCGTGTCCAGGATGAGCCCGACGTCCTCCGCGGAGACCTCGCGGATGTCGATGAGGTGGCGGCAGGTCAGCATGCTACGCCTCCCCGCCGGCTGAAGACTTCCCGCTGCTGGCGGAGGGCGCCTCCCCGGCGGCGGTCGAAGCGCCGGCGCCGCCTTCGGC
Encoded here:
- the pyrF gene encoding orotidine-5'-phosphate decarboxylase is translated as MSEVRLADRLIVALDLPPQEARTVAGRLSGRARWVKVGMTAYYREGPALVRAMLEAGFEVFVDLKLHDIPHQVRGAAEALGTLGSAMLTVHASGGAAMIEAAVEGARAGAGSAGIPSPAVVAVTILTSMDARALASVGAADEPAAQVARLTRLARDAGAAGVVCSPREAAAARALLGDDAVVVTPGVRPRWASTDDQVRVATPAEALAAGASHLVIGRPITRAEDPAAAFDRIVTEAEGGRPWEGEPG
- a CDS encoding dihydroorotate dehydrogenase; the protein is MSPRSPRGTEKPRAGAGGGPPAVDMRVTIPSRSGGAALTMRNPVMTASGTFGSGREYADFVDLSRLGAIVTKGVSAEPWLGGPSPRIAETPSGMLNAIGLQNPGVERFCESDLPWLAGQDVPVVVNVAGHTAEECASVARRLEREDAVDAVELNISCPNVDAGGMAFGTSCDAASEVTAAVRGATGKVLIVKLSPNVTDIAEVARAVVDAGADAVSLVNTLLGMAIDVDTMRPKLARVVGGLSGPAVKPVAVRMVWQVAEAVDVPVIGMGGIRDARDAVEFMLAGASAVAVGTASFTDPSTAERVVDGLEDFCHSRGVARVAELTGSMRTDAS
- a CDS encoding dihydroorotate dehydrogenase electron transfer subunit, coding for MSEGGRTRTRPSSGGGGPARPALEHVTVLANERLAEGVGLLTLRAPRTAGGVRPGQFVHVRLAAGTERVLRRPFSVHDVDGTAIGILFQVLGEGTREMAGWERGFATDLLGPLGHGFEVPDDASRALLVAGGLGAAPLGLLSRRLAERGVAVTVALGAPTAERLVSRDVFERSARRVAYATDDGSHGERGPVTALVEGLISADEPDAVCACGPEAMARVVAAQAAAAGVPCLVSLERLMACGVGACLSCMVSTRTGLKRACADGPVFDAEEVLWDESEVPPRH
- the carB gene encoding carbamoyl-phosphate synthase large subunit: MPRRDDIRRILVIGSGPIVIGQAAEFDYSGAQACKVLREDGYEVVLVNSNPATIMTDPEMAQRTYVEPVTPEFVEKVIAAERPDALLPTLGGQTGLNCAVALAESGVLDRHGVELIGAKLDVIKKGEDRRLFREAMERIGLDVPRSGYAYSVAEAEVLVGELGGFPLVIRPSFTLGGAGGGIAYNIEELREIVAGGVALSPMGECLVEESVVGWKEFEMEVMRDRNDDCVIVCSIENFDAMGVHTGDSITVAPAQTLTDREYQAMRDASIAILREIGVETGGSNVQFAVDPANGRLVVIEMNPRVSRSSALASKATGFPIAKIAAKLAVGYTLDEIPNDITRETPACFEPSIDYTVVKVPRWTFEKFPGTDPDLTTRMKSVGEVMAIGRTFPEALGKAMRSLENGRAGLGADGRDRFDDTHFDRMLSTPREARPFYIAEAFRRGRTVEDVAALTRVDPWFLERIREAVAVERSMEGRALSSVSAQEMRAAKQHGLSDAQIAGLTDSSDADVRAYRLDLGVRPTFKAVDTCAAEFAASTPYYYKTYEEEDEVAPSERRKAMILGAGPNRIGQGIEFDYCCVHASFALGELGYETIMVNCNPETVSTDYDTSDRLYFEPLTFEDVMDVVEAERPEGVVVTFGGQTPLKLAHALEDAGVPILGTRPEAIDLAEDRRRFQEMLDRLGIAYPAAGTAETFEEALDVARRIGFPLLVRPSYVLGGRGMVIAYDEEYLERYMAEAVSVSPDHPVLLDRFLEGAIEVDVDAVCDGTDVYIGGVMEHIEEAGIHSGDSACCIPPFSLGESTIEEIRRHTRDLALALGVQGLLNVQFAVKDHAVHVLEVNPRASRTVPFVSKATGVPLAKVAAKVMAGMRLAEMGLPEEGRDLGRFCVKEAVMPFGRFPGTDSVLGPEMKSTGEVMGVAEDFPAAYAKSQLAIEYSLPRAGTAFVSVPDRDKRAIASVARHLHVLGFDLLSTRGTARMLRAAGLPVSEVLKVHEGRPNIVDAITNGEVDLVVNTPFGQETRSDGYHIRTAAVRHGIANITTVPAAQAVVQAIEAVKEGRLGVVALQDFAEAGEPAAVAPASGYAGADGTAAGGGRP
- a CDS encoding universal stress protein, with product MLRSVLVPTDFTEEGVLITEYAEGLPALGVRRVVLTNVVEASGMEGPVIAAAVDRVRGSLLKRAERLKECCGLQVEVRVPTGDPAEELLALASEVDCDGVVVGTHGKALVERLVTGSVSGTILHDAPCPIMFARFSLLAVHSDPAALARAWGSALLLPTDFSASATRALMAVLELPSGTVRTLYLLHVLDPSLDGEKLRRAETGAEFELGDLAEMARREGIAATTAIRRGEPDREVLAEAERRRVTGVATGRRGRGALTEAVLGSVSATLMRQASCPVLVVP
- the carA gene encoding glutamine-hydrolyzing carbamoyl-phosphate synthase small subunit, with product MLALEDGTVFAGVACGADGERAGEAVFNTSMTGYQEVLTDPSYAGQIVTMTAPHVGNCGVNGADMESRGVFVSGFVVREMTQEPSNWRAEESLPAFLSRHGVVAIRGVDTRRLTRHIRERGAMRAVISTVDPDPDSLVTKARAADRLEGRDLVAEVAVDHPFRWGEADSSGAVPVDTGVIPVKPDHRVVALDSGIKYNILRRLAEEGCEITLVRPDASADEVLAHEPDGVFLANGPGDPAAVEYLYSTLRSLIGRVPLFGICLGHQMLSLAVGAGTFKLKYGHRGGNQPVKNLLTGRVEVTSQNHGFCVDFGSIGPLVPEDSRGLGHDPADLGAWAAAAVAPVVRSSSFGRVQLTHVNLNDMTTEGVALLDAPAFSVQYHPEAAPGPHDARYLFSAFARMMDGEADYLAAAGASAHRPGD
- a CDS encoding dihydroorotase; translated protein: MPTQLLLRGGRLVDPAEGLDAVADVLVGADGAIAAVGDPAAEAGALEVPKGATVIECAEKVVLPGPVDVHVHLREPGREDEETVATGTRAAARGGFTAVCAMPNTDPAIDDGAAVRALLESAERDAAVRVHPVGALTRRRAGEALAEIGEMAATGAVAFTDDGSWLASSRMMRMAMDYTKRFGVPVLSHAEDPLARGGAVNEGEVSTLLGLPGWPSAAEETAVARDIRLCELTGCRLHVQHLSTAGSLELVRRAKAAGMPVTCEVTPHHLFLDETALLQRRYDTALKMNPPLRTSADREALVAGLTDGTVDCVATDHAPHAAHEKEMEFELAPYGVTGLETALPLLATRLVAPGTLSWADVARLLCHGPRSALGLPEVRLAAGFAADLTVFDPEARVEVGAGGFESRSANSPWTGERLLGRATEVLVGGKPVVRSGKVVA
- a CDS encoding aspartate carbamoyltransferase catalytic subunit, yielding MLTCRHLIDIREVSAEDVGLILDTASSFKEVNERRIKKLPTLRGRTVINLFLEPSTRTRTSFEIAAKRLSADAVNMAGSASAAVKGESLRDTARTLSAMACDLIVVRHRYSGAPYILADAMDACVVNGGDGSHQHPTQALLDLFTIRERLGRLEGLTVGIVGDIGHSRVAGSLVPALRTVGARPVVIAPATLMPARPEALGAEVASDFDAVLPELDVAYMLRIQGERMEGMPFPSLREYARFYGMDGPRLARMKPEAIVMHPGPMNRGVEVTSEVADSPRSVVLDQVNAGVAVRMAVMYLLLGGADADAAAA